From Candidatus Doudnabacteria bacterium, a single genomic window includes:
- a CDS encoding VOC family protein codes for MDKVVHFEIPFDDKDRAMKFYKENFGWELNDLGAKMGNYVLAHTAKTDKDNMVEDKGAINGGMFQRSATAHAPAIVISVDSIDETIKKVESAGGSVVSPKMPIPNGSFARVKDSEGNVIGIIDKSK; via the coding sequence ATGGATAAAGTAGTTCACTTTGAGATCCCGTTTGACGACAAAGATAGGGCAATGAAATTCTATAAAGAAAATTTTGGATGGGAACTGAATGACTTGGGTGCGAAAATGGGTAACTATGTTTTGGCGCATACGGCCAAAACAGATAAGGACAATATGGTAGAAGACAAGGGCGCGATCAATGGCGGCATGTTCCAGAGAAGCGCGACAGCGCATGCGCCTGCAATTGTGATCAGTGTGGATTCAATTGATGAGACGATCAAGAAAGTGGAAAGCGCAGGCGGCAGTGTAGTCTCGCCTAAGATGCCTATTCCAAATGGTTCATTCGCACGGGTTAAAGACAGCGAGGGGAATGTCATCGGAATAATCGATAAATCAAAATAA
- a CDS encoding DUF4446 family protein, which yields MNNQYLVLISTILSAILLIAVIWLALKLAKLDRVRREFFSSGLGKDLEQILIDQNRGITKINQELTELDESLTRLYKDNRSNIQKVGFLRFNPFDDAGGNISFTLALLDASDEGIVISSLHGREGTRIYAKAVKAGLSESKLTEEEIQAIKEAK from the coding sequence ATGAACAATCAATATTTAGTTTTGATCAGCACTATTTTAAGCGCCATCTTGCTTATTGCGGTCATTTGGCTGGCGTTAAAGCTTGCCAAACTCGACCGAGTTCGCCGGGAGTTTTTTTCTTCCGGCCTGGGCAAGGACCTGGAGCAGATTCTGATCGACCAGAACCGCGGCATCACGAAGATCAACCAGGAACTTACTGAACTGGATGAAAGCCTGACCAGGCTTTACAAAGATAACCGTTCCAATATCCAAAAGGTTGGATTTTTGCGTTTCAATCCGTTTGATGATGCCGGCGGCAATATCAGTTTTACTTTGGCGCTGCTCGATGCTTCAGACGAGGGAATAGTCATCTCGTCCCTTCACGGCCGAGAAGGGACCAGAATTTATGCCAAAGCCGTGAAAGCCGGTTTGTCTGAATCCAAATTAACCGAAGAAGAAATTCAGGCGATAAAAGAAGCAAAATAA
- a CDS encoding PAS domain-containing protein, with the protein MNDDTKKSDTLKESEAELKESKLGVRESEEDIRESKQDVKESKQKIKKSEAQLTESKQNITESEEKIKESEAQLTESKQEIKESQQEALHYMKTLVDVARESFLILDADLRVVEANPTFYETFQVSPQETENILLYKLGNGQWNIPELKSLLEEILPEKKMVRDYGVTHTFETIGEKTILLNAKQIDTVQLIILAMEDITTRKGLEGKLAEYTKSLEVKIAERAKELLSRVTELESVNKSMIGRELKMVELKKEIDDLKKQIKNGDGNQKNR; encoded by the coding sequence ATGAACGACGACACAAAAAAATCAGATACATTAAAAGAATCGGAAGCGGAGTTAAAAGAATCAAAACTGGGAGTAAGAGAATCCGAAGAGGACATTAGAGAATCAAAGCAGGATGTAAAAGAATCGAAACAAAAAATAAAAAAATCAGAAGCGCAGTTAACAGAATCAAAGCAGAATATAACAGAATCGGAAGAGAAAATAAAAGAATCAGAAGCGCAGTTAACAGAATCAAAGCAGGAGATCAAAGAATCACAACAGGAAGCTTTGCATTATATGAAAACTTTGGTAGACGTTGCCAGAGAGTCGTTCTTAATTCTTGACGCTGATCTTCGCGTGGTTGAAGCGAATCCGACTTTCTATGAAACCTTTCAGGTTTCGCCCCAAGAAACGGAAAATATTCTTCTTTATAAACTGGGGAACGGCCAGTGGAATATTCCTGAACTGAAGAGCCTGCTGGAAGAAATTCTGCCGGAGAAAAAAATGGTCAGGGATTACGGCGTCACGCATACTTTCGAAACCATCGGTGAAAAAACTATACTGCTCAATGCCAAACAAATAGACACTGTGCAACTGATCATCCTGGCCATGGAAGACATCACCACCAGAAAAGGGCTTGAGGGTAAATTAGCCGAATATACCAAAAGCCTCGAGGTCAAGATCGCCGAGCGCGCAAAAGAACTGCTCAGCAGAGTAACAGAATTGGAATCAGTGAATAAAAGCATGATCGGCAGGGAACTGAAAATGGTGGAGCTCAAAAAAGAAATCGATGACCTGAAAAAACAAATCAAAAACGGCGATGGTAATCAAAAAAATCGCTGA
- a CDS encoding O-antigen ligase family protein, with the protein MKRLDLGLYNALKWSELLLIILYVSQVLKTQVQFLTVFWITFLAAVFQSILGLIQFHVQHSLGLGFLGEYIAPLGTSGLATIQVGSQKLIRAYGTMPHPNILGAFLVFGLISGLFIVSHATKRQKSLISVGLLIIMLGLFASFSRLAWVGGTIATISFLFYYLKVNRRELMALILVPVIVSCATILILMPNTLKARVSDTNSASITDRAFFDRLGLELFSHHPLFGVGVGNYIPALEAANKLDAWQYQPAHNIFIFIAAELGILGLGLFILILFEIFSRLKNVSWETLTFTFAVLGILFLFMSLFDHYFVTIQQGRLMFFTVLGLIAALPNIYAQKPD; encoded by the coding sequence ATGAAACGATTAGATTTAGGCTTATATAACGCTTTAAAATGGTCTGAACTACTTCTGATAATCCTATATGTTTCCCAAGTCTTAAAAACTCAGGTTCAGTTCCTAACAGTTTTTTGGATCACTTTTCTCGCTGCAGTCTTTCAAAGCATATTGGGTTTAATTCAGTTCCACGTGCAACATTCTCTAGGTCTTGGGTTTTTGGGAGAATATATTGCCCCACTTGGAACTTCCGGGCTTGCAACAATCCAAGTTGGGAGCCAAAAACTGATCCGGGCTTATGGAACTATGCCGCATCCGAACATTTTAGGTGCTTTTCTTGTTTTTGGGCTGATATCCGGTCTTTTTATTGTTTCACATGCAACAAAGAGACAAAAATCCCTAATTTCAGTGGGCTTACTTATAATAATGTTAGGCCTATTCGCTAGTTTCTCAAGATTAGCCTGGGTTGGGGGAACGATCGCAACCATAAGCTTCCTCTTCTATTACCTCAAAGTTAATAGAAGAGAACTCATGGCCTTAATTCTTGTTCCGGTAATTGTTTCATGTGCAACGATACTTATCTTGATGCCAAATACGCTTAAGGCACGGGTTTCAGATACTAATTCAGCCAGTATTACTGACAGAGCCTTCTTTGACCGGTTGGGTTTAGAATTGTTCAGCCATCATCCATTGTTTGGGGTCGGGGTGGGGAACTATATTCCCGCATTGGAAGCCGCAAACAAACTTGATGCCTGGCAATATCAGCCGGCTCATAATATTTTCATCTTTATTGCGGCAGAACTCGGAATACTTGGGTTGGGATTATTCATTCTGATCCTGTTTGAAATATTTTCAAGGCTAAAAAATGTTTCATGGGAAACACTGACATTTACTTTTGCGGTCCTGGGAATCTTATTTTTATTTATGAGCCTGTTCGATCATTATTTTGTTACAATACAGCAGGGGAGGCTGATGTTTTTCACGGTATTGGGATTAATTGCCGCTTTGCCGAATATATATGCTCAAAAACCTGATTAA
- a CDS encoding polymer-forming cytoskeletal protein codes for MARQEQNPETIVAASMRIDGELKSNGNVKIDGVVSGKVHTSQDLLVGPNAQIDADIIAANAVIGGVVKGNVTVKESLLLLETAKVIGNISCGSLGIREGAYFSGACKMQEPKAVADAQE; via the coding sequence ATGGCCCGACAAGAACAAAATCCGGAAACAATTGTCGCCGCTTCCATGCGGATCGATGGCGAGCTGAAATCAAACGGCAACGTAAAAATTGACGGTGTAGTTTCCGGTAAAGTTCATACTTCCCAGGATCTGCTCGTCGGCCCGAACGCCCAGATCGACGCCGACATCATCGCTGCCAACGCAGTGATAGGCGGGGTGGTCAAAGGCAATGTCACGGTCAAAGAATCATTGCTGCTTTTGGAAACAGCAAAGGTCATCGGCAATATCAGCTGCGGTTCTTTGGGCATCCGCGAAGGAGCTTACTTCTCGGGAGCATGCAAAATGCAGGAGCCGAAAGCTGTAGCTGACGCGCAGGAATAG
- a CDS encoding NUDIX domain-containing protein, translated as MKKGIDFIGVAVVYFCHDGKGNVLMGKRSKQARDENGRWDIGGGGVEFGETVEGTLKKEIKEEYSADVLSFEFLGFRDVHRAHDGQKTHWLALDYKVLINPLNVKIGEPHKFDDLKWFTLENLPEPVHSQFPEFLEKYKEKLK; from the coding sequence ATGAAAAAGGGAATTGATTTTATCGGAGTCGCAGTAGTTTATTTTTGCCATGACGGCAAAGGAAATGTTTTGATGGGAAAAAGAAGCAAGCAGGCACGGGATGAAAATGGCAGATGGGATATCGGCGGCGGGGGCGTGGAGTTTGGTGAAACAGTTGAAGGCACTTTGAAAAAAGAGATCAAGGAAGAATACAGTGCCGATGTTCTAAGTTTTGAATTTTTGGGGTTTCGCGATGTGCACCGAGCGCATGATGGGCAAAAAACGCATTGGCTTGCGCTTGATTATAAAGTTTTGATAAATCCTTTGAATGTAAAAATAGGAGAGCCGCATAAGTTTGACGACCTGAAATGGTTTACGCTGGAAAATTTGCCTGAACCCGTGCACTCCCAATTTCCTGAGTTCCTTGAAAAATACAAAGAAAAGTTGAAATAA
- a CDS encoding UDP-N-acetylmuramoyl-L-alanyl-D-glutamate--2,6-diaminopimelate ligase, whose product MLKNLIKKFTPDFLLNWYHLSLAHLANFIYGRPSEKLIVIGVTGTNGKSTTANLISKILEEAGFKTAVSSTVSLKIADREWLNPKKITMPGRFFLQKLLSDGVKAGCRFAIIESSSEGIMQHRHIGIHYDAMVFTNLTPEHIEAHKGFENYKNAKLEYFRHLERSPYKIINEEKIPKGIVINADDRYEAEFTNFKVDKIITYGKNPTARVRGTDLSASEQGIRFKAWDTDFSLHLKGVFDFYNALAAIATAIGSDVDITVAKKALEKIPNIPGRVELIDEGQNFRVLVDYAYEPEALRQLYATINNWAHGKIIHVLGGTGGGRDKARRPILGRLAAGADMVILTTDDPYDENPEKIINEVATGCIEKGKKLNEDLFKITDRREAIAKAFSLAGQNDLVLITGKGAEQTMAVKNGYIPWDDREVAREELKKSIKK is encoded by the coding sequence ATGCTCAAAAACCTGATTAAAAAATTTACTCCGGACTTTTTGCTGAACTGGTATCATTTGTCGCTCGCACATCTGGCGAATTTTATTTACGGCCGGCCTTCGGAAAAATTGATCGTTATCGGAGTGACCGGCACGAACGGCAAATCAACCACTGCCAATTTGATATCCAAAATTCTGGAAGAAGCCGGGTTCAAAACGGCCGTATCATCAACCGTGAGCCTCAAAATTGCGGACAGAGAATGGTTAAACCCAAAAAAGATCACCATGCCGGGAAGATTTTTTTTGCAAAAACTTTTATCAGACGGGGTAAAAGCCGGCTGCCGGTTTGCGATCATTGAATCTTCATCCGAAGGCATCATGCAACACCGCCATATCGGCATACACTATGACGCCATGGTGTTCACGAACCTGACGCCGGAGCATATCGAAGCTCATAAGGGATTTGAAAATTACAAAAACGCGAAGCTGGAATATTTTCGGCATCTGGAAAGGTCGCCTTACAAAATCATCAACGAAGAAAAAATTCCGAAGGGGATAGTTATCAACGCGGATGACCGATACGAGGCGGAATTTACGAATTTCAAGGTTGATAAAATTATTACCTATGGAAAAAATCCGACAGCCCGAGTCAGAGGCACGGATTTGTCAGCTTCAGAGCAGGGGATAAGATTTAAGGCATGGGATACTGATTTTAGCCTTCACTTAAAAGGAGTTTTTGACTTCTATAATGCCTTAGCGGCAATTGCTACAGCGATCGGCTCTGACGTGGATATAACTGTTGCAAAAAAAGCGCTGGAAAAGATCCCGAACATTCCCGGCCGGGTGGAACTGATAGATGAAGGCCAAAATTTCCGCGTCCTGGTTGATTACGCTTATGAACCGGAAGCTCTTCGCCAGCTTTATGCTACGATTAACAACTGGGCGCATGGAAAAATCATTCACGTCCTGGGTGGAACAGGCGGAGGACGGGACAAAGCCCGCCGGCCGATTCTTGGCAGACTGGCAGCCGGTGCTGACATGGTTATTCTGACCACGGATGATCCTTATGACGAAAATCCCGAAAAAATTATTAATGAAGTCGCAACAGGCTGCATTGAAAAAGGAAAAAAACTGAATGAAGATCTTTTCAAAATTACAGACAGGCGGGAAGCGATCGCCAAAGCGTTCAGTCTCGCCGGTCAAAATGATCTGGTACTCATCACGGGCAAGGGGGCTGAGCAAACAATGGCTGTCAAAAACGGTTATATTCCCTGGGACGACAGAGAAGTGGCAAGAGAAGAGCTAAAAAAATCAATTAAAAAATAA
- a CDS encoding ice-binding family protein: protein MSVPLAAIVLFASAASAQSLGSAQNFAVLGATTVTNTGASVVTGDLGVSPGTSITGFPPGVVVGGTINAGNMRAATAQADAHLAYAALKALPCPSVNNLTGQDLGTLTLPPGVYCFNSSAQLTGTLVLTGSGPWVFQIASTLTTASNSHVVMMDATNCGNVFWQIGSSATLGTGTQFAGNILALASVTLTTGVNVSGSVIALTAAVTMDTNHVAVCSKGSTFPPVEKCEVPPKKHHHHHHDKDHDRDHHKDKDHKDHDKDHKDEHKDKDHDKDKKKY from the coding sequence GTGTCTGTCCCTCTCGCTGCGATTGTTCTCTTCGCTTCCGCGGCATCCGCCCAGTCGCTCGGTTCGGCGCAGAACTTCGCCGTGCTTGGCGCCACGACGGTCACCAACACCGGCGCGAGCGTCGTCACCGGTGATCTCGGGGTCAGTCCCGGCACCTCGATCACCGGCTTCCCGCCGGGAGTCGTGGTCGGAGGAACAATAAACGCGGGCAACATGCGCGCGGCAACAGCTCAAGCAGATGCCCACCTGGCGTACGCCGCGCTAAAAGCGTTGCCTTGCCCAAGCGTCAATAATCTGACCGGCCAAGATCTGGGCACGCTCACGCTTCCGCCGGGAGTGTACTGTTTCAACTCCTCGGCGCAGCTGACCGGAACGCTCGTTCTGACCGGGTCCGGTCCCTGGGTTTTCCAGATCGCAAGCACGCTGACAACCGCAAGCAACTCGCACGTTGTCATGATGGATGCAACGAATTGCGGAAATGTCTTTTGGCAGATCGGAAGCTCCGCTACCCTCGGAACCGGCACGCAATTTGCGGGAAACATTCTGGCACTGGCGAGCGTCACCCTGACGACCGGCGTCAATGTTTCCGGCAGTGTGATAGCCCTCACGGCAGCGGTGACGATGGACACGAACCATGTCGCCGTCTGCTCAAAGGGTTCCACTTTCCCGCCGGTGGAAAAGTGCGAAGTGCCGCCCAAGAAGCACCACCATCATCACCACGACAAGGACCACGATCGTGATCACCACAAGGACAAGGATCATAAGGATCACGATAAAGACCACAAGGACGAACACAAAGACAAAGATCACGACAAGGACAAAAAAAAGTACTGA